One region of Lampris incognitus isolate fLamInc1 chromosome 12, fLamInc1.hap2, whole genome shotgun sequence genomic DNA includes:
- the LOC130121695 gene encoding arylsulfatase B, translating to MVSGGSWSNSGFNVSIHAAIRSSNWKLLTGYPGCDSWFPRPGQNSSMADIPKTDRLKPVMLFDIDKDPKETNELSGQFPAVVDFLLSRLQYYQRTAMPIVFPGDDPRCDPGPVGAWGPWV from the exons ATGGTCAGCGGAGGCTCCTGGTCCAATTCAGGCTTCAATGTGTCCATTCATGCAGCCATCCGATCCTCAAACTGGAAGCTGCTGACTGGCTACCCAG GTTGTGACAGCTGGTTCCCTCGGCCTGGCCAGAACAGCTCAATGGCCGATATTCCCAAGACGGATCGGCTGAAGCCTGTGATGTTGTTTGACATAGATAAGGATCCAAAGGAGACGAATGAGCTGTCAGGACAGTTTCCTGCAGTAGTGGATTTTCTTCTCAGTAGGCTCCAATACTACCAGCGTACTGCCATGCCAATCGTATTTCCTGGCGATGATCCGAGGTGTGACCCAGGCCCCGTCGGAGCCTGGGGACCCTGGGTTTAG